From a region of the Rhinopithecus roxellana isolate Shanxi Qingling chromosome 8, ASM756505v1, whole genome shotgun sequence genome:
- the SETSIP gene encoding protein SETSIP — MAPKRQSPLLLEKKKPRPPPALGPEDTSASAGLLKKGEKEQQEAIEHIDEVQNEIDRLNEQDSEEILKVEQKYKKLCQPFFQKRSELITKIPDFWVTTFVSHPQMSALLGEEDEEALHYLTKVEFEDIKSGYRIDFYFDENPFFGNKVFSKEFHLNESGDPSSKSTEIKWKSGKDLMKCSSQTQNKASRKRQHEEPESCFTWFTDHSDAGADKLGELIKDDIWPNPLQYNLVPNMDNEEGEGEEDDDDEEEEGLEDIDEEGDEDEGKEDEDDDEGEEGEEDEGEDDK; from the coding sequence ATGGCCCCTAAACGCCAGTCTCCACTCCTGCTTGAAAAGAAGAAACCAAGACCACCTCCTGCTCTGGGACCAGAGGACACATCAGCCTCTGCAGGCTTActgaagaagggagaaaaagaacagcaagaaGCAATTGAACACATTGATGAAGTACAAAATGAAATAGACAGACTTAATGAACAAGACAGTGAGGAGATTTTGAAAGtagaacagaaatataaaaaactcTGCCAACCATTTTTTCAGAAGAGGTCAGAATTGATCACCAAAATACCAGATTTTTGGGTAACAACATTTGTCAGCCATCCACAAATGTCTGCACTGCTtggggaggaggatgaagaggCACTGCATTATTTGACCAAAGTTGAATTTGAAGATATTAAATCAGGTTAcagaatagatttttattttgatgaaaatccTTTCTTTGGAAATAAAGTTTTCTCCAAAGAATTTCATCTGAATGAGAGTGGTGATCCATCTTCGAAGTCCACTGAAATCAAATGGAAATCTGGAAAGGATTTGATGAAATGTTCAAGTCAAACGCAGAATAAAGCCAGCAGGAAGAGGCAGCATGAGGAACCAGAGAGCTGCTTTACCTGGTTTACTGACCATTCTGATGCAGGTGCTGATAAGTTAGGAGAGCTCATCAAAGATGATATTTGGCCAAACCCATTGCAGTACAACTTGGTTCCTAATATGGATaatgaagaaggagaaggagaagaagatgatgatgatgaagaggaggaaggatTAGAAGATATTGATGAAGAAGGGGATGAGGATGAAGGtaaagaagatgaagatgatgatgaaggggaggaaggagaggaggatgaAGGAGAAGATGACAAATAG